In one Parvibaculum sp. genomic region, the following are encoded:
- the plsY gene encoding glycerol-3-phosphate 1-O-acyltransferase PlsY, with protein sequence MPAEIDFMAAAPLLLAVAALGYLLGSIPFGLLLTRLAGLGDIRDIGSGNIGATNALRTGNRWVAAGTLIGDAGKGAVAVLLAARLGAMTGTDIGWMSSVAALTAFLGHLYPVWLGFKGGKGVSTLIGVLLALHWPVGLLFCATWALVAAISRYSSLSALVAALLTPVYLAWLDHWHLVGLGVVLAVLIYIAHRENIRRLLAGTESRIGQKPAGS encoded by the coding sequence ATGCCCGCTGAAATCGATTTCATGGCCGCTGCGCCTCTGCTGCTCGCCGTCGCCGCGCTCGGCTACCTGTTGGGCTCCATCCCCTTCGGCCTGCTGCTGACGCGTCTTGCGGGCCTCGGCGACATTCGCGACATCGGCTCGGGCAATATCGGCGCCACCAATGCGCTCAGAACCGGAAATCGCTGGGTCGCCGCCGGCACGCTGATCGGCGACGCGGGCAAGGGCGCCGTCGCCGTCCTCCTTGCCGCGCGGCTCGGCGCCATGACGGGAACCGACATCGGCTGGATGTCGTCGGTCGCGGCGCTCACCGCCTTTCTCGGTCATCTCTATCCGGTCTGGCTCGGCTTCAAGGGCGGCAAGGGCGTCTCGACCCTCATCGGCGTGTTGCTGGCGCTGCATTGGCCGGTCGGCCTGCTCTTCTGCGCCACATGGGCGCTTGTCGCCGCGATCTCGCGCTACTCCTCATTGTCGGCGCTGGTCGCCGCCTTGCTGACGCCGGTCTATCTGGCTTGGCTCGATCACTGGCATCTGGTTGGCCTCGGCGTTGTACTGGCGGTCCTGATCTACATCGCCCATCGCGAAAACATCCGCCGCCTGCTTGCCGGCACCGAATCCCGCATCGGACAAAAACCGGCCGGGTCCTGA
- a CDS encoding NUDIX hydrolase translates to MADEHRGVFDPKKSREQEYRETTQGRAVRPRDASTLIIVRRDGSAPRVLMGQRHADHKFMPNKFVFPGGRVDPADSRIAPAEDLRAPVARRLMARMRGTPTERRARALALAAIRETFEETGLVIGQPVAAPARSKHPDWNEYFAQGVAPALGSLDFVARAITPPYRTRRFDTRFFIADTEAIQGDPLKVAGSGELQGLHWLTLADARDLDLPNITRVVLDEIDERLRLATAAQNARATPFIYFRGGNAIRDTIGD, encoded by the coding sequence ATGGCCGACGAACATCGGGGCGTCTTCGACCCCAAAAAGTCGCGCGAGCAGGAATATCGCGAGACGACGCAAGGCCGTGCGGTACGTCCGCGCGACGCCTCGACACTCATCATCGTGCGTCGCGACGGTTCGGCGCCGCGCGTGCTGATGGGCCAGCGCCATGCCGATCACAAATTCATGCCCAACAAATTTGTCTTTCCCGGCGGCCGCGTCGATCCGGCCGACAGCCGCATTGCACCGGCTGAAGATCTGCGCGCGCCGGTTGCGCGCCGCCTGATGGCGCGCATGCGCGGCACCCCGACCGAACGCCGCGCCCGTGCGCTGGCGCTGGCGGCAATCCGCGAAACCTTCGAGGAAACCGGTCTCGTCATCGGCCAGCCCGTCGCCGCGCCCGCGCGCAGCAAACATCCCGACTGGAACGAATACTTCGCGCAAGGCGTCGCGCCGGCGCTCGGCTCGCTCGATTTCGTCGCCCGTGCCATCACCCCGCCCTACCGCACCCGCCGCTTCGACACGCGCTTCTTCATCGCCGATACCGAAGCGATCCAGGGCGATCCGCTGAAGGTCGCGGGCTCCGGCGAATTGCAGGGACTGCACTGGCTGACCCTCGCCGATGCGCGCGACCTCGACCTGCCCAACATCACCCGCGTCGTTCTCGACGAAATCGACGAGCGCCTGCGTCTCGCAACGGCAGCGCAAAACGCGCGTGCCACCCCTTTCATCTATTTTCGCGGCGGCAACGCCATCCGCGACACCATCGGAGATTGA
- the dprA gene encoding DNA-processing protein DprA produces the protein MIAPLSETERIARLRLARSENVGPVTFRDLLQHCGNAVAAIDALPDLAARGGAKRAIKVASAAEADAELSRLERLGARLLVWGDADFPPRLAALDPPAPVISVIGSTEHLARPSIAIVGSRNASAAGRKIAGDIAKALGTEGFAVVSGLARGIDTAAHRASLDTGAIAVLAGGVDIVYPEENRDLQASIAESGALVSEMPPGTSPQARHFPRRNRLISGLALAVVVVEAAHRSGSLITARFALEQGRDVFAVPGSPLDPRAGGSNRLIKDGAPLVETAEDVIAALATPLGRALREPGPPAYNGAQSGMTVSRQFDDSARDSVLAALGPTPTPLDEIVRQSGVSVPVVRAVVLELELAGRLHRDPGDRLSLI, from the coding sequence ATGATCGCACCGCTCTCCGAGACCGAGCGGATCGCGCGGCTGCGCCTCGCCCGCAGCGAAAATGTCGGTCCCGTTACCTTCCGCGATCTCCTGCAACATTGCGGCAACGCCGTTGCCGCCATCGACGCCTTACCCGATCTCGCGGCGCGCGGCGGTGCGAAGCGCGCGATAAAAGTCGCGAGCGCCGCCGAAGCCGACGCCGAACTGTCGCGCCTTGAAAGGCTCGGCGCCCGCCTTCTTGTCTGGGGCGATGCTGACTTCCCCCCGCGCCTCGCCGCCCTCGATCCGCCCGCGCCCGTGATCTCGGTCATAGGCAGCACAGAGCATCTCGCCCGCCCGTCGATCGCGATCGTCGGTTCGCGCAACGCCTCGGCCGCCGGCCGCAAGATCGCGGGCGACATCGCCAAAGCTCTCGGTACGGAGGGTTTTGCCGTCGTCTCGGGTCTGGCCCGCGGCATCGACACGGCGGCGCACCGCGCCTCGCTCGACACGGGCGCCATCGCCGTGCTCGCCGGCGGCGTCGACATCGTCTATCCGGAAGAAAATCGTGATCTGCAGGCGTCGATCGCGGAGAGCGGCGCGCTGGTTTCGGAAATGCCGCCCGGCACCAGCCCGCAGGCCCGTCACTTCCCGCGCCGCAACCGCCTGATCTCCGGCCTCGCGCTCGCCGTCGTCGTGGTCGAGGCGGCGCACCGCTCGGGCTCGCTCATCACCGCCCGTTTCGCGCTGGAACAGGGCCGCGATGTTTTCGCCGTTCCCGGATCGCCGCTCGATCCCCGCGCCGGCGGTTCGAATCGCCTCATCAAGGACGGGGCGCCCCTTGTCGAGACGGCGGAGGACGTGATCGCGGCCTTGGCGACCCCTCTCGGCCGCGCACTGCGCGAACCCGGCCCCCCGGCCTACAACGGCGCCCAATCCGGCATGACAGTTTCTCGGCAGTTCGATGACAGTGCCCGCGATTCCGTCCTCGCCGCGCTGGGTCCGACCCCCACACCGCTCGACGAAATCGTCCGCCAGTCGGGCGTTTCGGTTCCGGTGGTGCGCGCCGTCGTGCTCGAACTGGAGCTTGCCGGCCGCCTGCACCGCGATCCCGGCGACCGCCTCAGCCTGATCTAA
- a CDS encoding fatty acid desaturase, whose protein sequence is MSIGHNTGAPAAAARTWIQILNRYREPSHGRGAIELAITALPLVALWFAAWFTYSLGYWWAPLAIAIPAAGFLVRLFAIQHDCGHGSFFPRRWMNDWVGRAIGVLTVTPYDVWRRNHAIHHSAAGNLDKRGVGDVDTLTVREYLALSRWGKFRYRLYRHPLVLFGIGPAYLFLLEQRLPIGMMRGGWRPWISTQVTNAAMLAIAAGLIWLVGIKAFLLVHVPIVVIASSIGVWMFYVQHQFEDTFWSEEGGWDFHEAALRGSSYYDLPWPLRWLTANIGIHHVHHLHARIPSYRLPRVLRDHPDLREIGRLTLLDSLRCVRLVLWDEGKKRLVTFREARTGS, encoded by the coding sequence TTGAGTATTGGGCACAACACAGGCGCACCCGCCGCCGCAGCACGTACCTGGATACAAATTCTCAACCGCTACAGGGAACCGAGCCACGGGCGCGGCGCCATTGAGCTCGCGATCACGGCCTTGCCGCTCGTTGCGCTGTGGTTTGCCGCCTGGTTCACCTATTCGCTCGGCTATTGGTGGGCGCCGCTCGCCATCGCGATACCGGCTGCCGGCTTTCTGGTGCGGCTGTTCGCGATCCAGCACGATTGCGGGCACGGTTCGTTTTTTCCGCGACGCTGGATGAACGACTGGGTCGGCCGCGCGATCGGCGTGCTGACGGTGACGCCCTACGACGTGTGGCGGCGCAACCATGCGATCCATCACTCGGCGGCCGGCAATCTCGACAAGCGCGGCGTTGGCGATGTCGATACGCTGACGGTGCGCGAGTATCTGGCGCTTTCGCGCTGGGGGAAGTTCCGGTATCGCCTTTACCGCCATCCGCTGGTGCTGTTCGGCATCGGGCCGGCCTATCTGTTCCTGCTGGAGCAGCGGTTGCCCATCGGCATGATGCGCGGCGGCTGGCGGCCCTGGATCAGCACGCAGGTGACCAACGCGGCGATGCTGGCAATCGCGGCGGGTCTGATCTGGCTTGTCGGCATCAAGGCGTTCCTGCTGGTGCATGTGCCCATCGTCGTCATCGCGTCGTCGATCGGCGTCTGGATGTTCTATGTGCAGCATCAGTTCGAGGACACGTTCTGGAGCGAAGAAGGCGGCTGGGATTTTCACGAAGCGGCGCTGCGCGGCTCGTCCTATTACGATTTGCCGTGGCCGCTGCGCTGGCTGACCGCCAATATCGGCATTCACCACGTCCATCATCTTCACGCGCGTATTCCGTCGTACCGGCTGCCACGCGTGTTGCGCGACCATCCCGACCTGCGCGAAATCGGAAGGCTGACGCTACTCGACAGCTTGCGCTGCGTGCGGCTGGTGCTGTGGGACGAGGGGAAAAAGCGGCTCGTGACATTTCGCGAGGCGCGCACCGGGAGCTGA
- the topA gene encoding type I DNA topoisomerase: MDVVIVESPAKAKTINKYLGKGYKVLASYGHVRDLPSKDGSVLPDEDFTMAWDVDAKSQKRLNEIAAAVKGADRLILATDPDREGEAISWHVLEVLNKKKVLKDVEIQRVVFNAITKQSVTEAMTHPRGLDKELIDAYLARRALDYLVGFTLSPVLWRKLPGSRSAGRVQSVALRLICDRELEIEAFRAREYWTVETDMKTGSNAAFVARLVNLDGKKLDKFDIPDEKSAREIEARIKASRFSVKSVESKPARRHPNPPFTTSTLQQEASRKLGFSASRTMQVAQRLYEGVEIDGETTGLITYMRTDGVQIAPEAIAQARTVINNEFGEAYLPDAPRVYTTKAKNAQEAHEAIRPTDLARLPKHVAARLEDDQRRLYELVWNRTVASQMESVQLERTTIEIEADDAPIGLRATGSVIVFDGFLRLYQEGRDEPEEGEDGGRLPKVARGDKLGLDKVRPEQHFTEPPPRFTEATLVKRMEELGIGRPSTYASTLQTLRDREYVHMDKNRFVPHDKGRLVTAFLENFFTRYVEYDFTAALEEKLDKVSAGELDWKDLLREFWKEFTVDVAQALELRITEVLDRLNEVLAPHVFPEKEDGSDPRKCPACADGRISLKVGRFGAFVGCSNYPECRFTRQLTVGADGEEQSGDRVLGTDPETNAEISLKTGRFGPYVERAPLSPDEKPKRSGLPAKMSAADVDLEKALRLLTLPREVGIHPETGKKITAGLGRFGPFVLHDGTYANLKDPEELFDIGLNRAIAVLAEKIIRAEERAGKVLKELGEHPETGKPVQVREGKYGPYVKHASTNATLPKSGDPMAVTLEEALALVAERETKSGKKKPAKKAAAKKSGGESKPAKKAAAKKPATKKKPAAKKKTPAKKPASKSKSAAKIAEPAD; the protein is encoded by the coding sequence ATGGACGTCGTCATTGTCGAGTCGCCGGCCAAGGCGAAAACGATCAACAAGTACCTCGGCAAGGGCTACAAGGTCCTGGCCTCCTACGGCCATGTCCGCGACCTGCCCTCCAAGGACGGCTCGGTCCTGCCGGACGAAGACTTCACCATGGCCTGGGACGTCGACGCCAAATCCCAGAAGCGCCTCAACGAAATTGCCGCCGCCGTCAAAGGCGCCGACCGCCTGATCCTCGCCACCGACCCGGATCGCGAGGGCGAGGCGATTTCCTGGCATGTGCTGGAAGTTCTCAACAAAAAAAAGGTGTTGAAGGACGTCGAGATCCAGCGCGTCGTCTTCAACGCGATCACCAAGCAATCGGTCACCGAGGCGATGACGCATCCGCGCGGCCTCGACAAGGAGTTGATCGACGCCTATCTCGCGCGCCGCGCCCTCGACTATCTGGTCGGCTTCACGCTCTCGCCCGTCCTCTGGCGCAAGCTGCCGGGCTCGCGCTCGGCGGGCCGCGTGCAATCCGTTGCGCTGCGTCTCATCTGCGACCGCGAACTCGAAATCGAGGCCTTCCGCGCCCGCGAATACTGGACCGTCGAGACCGACATGAAGACCGGCTCGAACGCCGCCTTCGTCGCCCGCCTCGTCAATCTCGACGGCAAGAAGCTCGACAAGTTCGACATCCCGGACGAAAAATCCGCGCGAGAAATCGAAGCGCGCATCAAGGCCTCGCGCTTCTCCGTCAAGTCGGTCGAGAGCAAGCCGGCACGCCGTCACCCGAACCCGCCCTTCACCACCTCGACCCTGCAGCAGGAAGCCTCGCGCAAGCTCGGCTTCTCGGCGAGCCGCACCATGCAGGTCGCGCAGCGCCTCTATGAAGGCGTCGAGATCGACGGCGAAACGACCGGCCTCATCACCTACATGCGAACCGACGGTGTGCAGATCGCGCCGGAAGCGATCGCCCAGGCGCGCACCGTCATCAACAACGAGTTCGGCGAGGCCTATCTGCCGGACGCGCCGCGCGTCTACACGACCAAGGCGAAGAACGCACAGGAAGCGCACGAAGCGATCCGCCCGACAGACCTCGCCCGCTTGCCGAAACACGTTGCCGCCCGCCTCGAAGACGATCAGCGCCGCCTCTACGAACTGGTCTGGAACCGCACCGTCGCCAGCCAGATGGAAAGCGTGCAGCTCGAACGCACCACCATCGAGATCGAGGCCGACGACGCACCCATCGGCCTGCGTGCCACCGGCTCCGTCATCGTCTTCGACGGCTTCCTGCGTCTCTATCAGGAAGGCCGCGACGAGCCGGAGGAAGGCGAGGATGGCGGCCGCCTGCCAAAAGTCGCGCGCGGCGACAAGCTCGGCCTCGACAAGGTGCGGCCCGAACAGCATTTCACCGAACCGCCGCCTCGCTTCACCGAAGCGACGCTCGTGAAGCGCATGGAAGAACTCGGCATCGGCCGCCCCTCCACCTACGCCTCGACGCTGCAGACCTTGCGCGACCGCGAATATGTCCACATGGACAAGAACCGTTTCGTGCCGCACGACAAGGGCCGCCTCGTCACCGCCTTCCTCGAAAACTTCTTCACCCGCTACGTCGAATACGATTTCACCGCGGCGCTGGAGGAAAAACTCGACAAGGTCTCGGCCGGCGAACTCGACTGGAAGGATCTGCTGCGCGAATTCTGGAAGGAATTCACCGTCGACGTCGCCCAGGCGCTCGAACTGCGCATCACCGAAGTGCTCGACCGCCTCAACGAAGTGCTGGCACCGCATGTCTTCCCCGAAAAGGAAGACGGCTCCGACCCGCGCAAATGCCCGGCCTGCGCCGACGGCCGCATCTCGCTGAAGGTCGGCCGCTTCGGCGCCTTTGTCGGCTGCTCGAACTATCCCGAATGCCGCTTCACGCGCCAGTTGACGGTCGGCGCCGACGGCGAGGAACAGTCCGGCGACCGCGTGCTCGGCACCGACCCCGAAACCAATGCCGAGATTTCGCTGAAGACCGGCCGCTTCGGTCCTTACGTCGAACGCGCGCCGCTCAGTCCCGACGAAAAGCCAAAGCGCAGCGGCCTGCCCGCCAAAATGTCGGCCGCCGATGTCGATCTCGAAAAGGCGTTGCGCCTGCTGACGCTGCCGCGCGAGGTCGGCATTCATCCCGAAACCGGCAAGAAGATCACCGCCGGCCTCGGCCGCTTCGGACCTTTCGTCCTGCACGACGGCACCTACGCCAACCTGAAAGACCCCGAGGAACTCTTCGACATCGGCCTCAACCGTGCGATCGCCGTCCTCGCCGAGAAAATCATTCGCGCCGAAGAGCGCGCCGGCAAGGTGCTGAAGGAACTGGGCGAGCATCCTGAAACCGGCAAACCGGTGCAGGTCCGCGAAGGCAAGTACGGGCCTTACGTCAAACACGCCTCCACCAACGCGACGCTGCCGAAATCGGGCGACCCGATGGCGGTGACGCTCGAAGAAGCGCTCGCGCTCGTCGCCGAACGCGAAACAAAAAGCGGCAAGAAGAAACCGGCGAAGAAAGCCGCCGCCAAAAAATCCGGCGGCGAAAGCAAGCCCGCGAAAAAAGCCGCCGCGAAAAAACCTGCCACGAAAAAGAAACCCGCGGCAAAGAAGAAAACGCCCGCGAAGAAGCCCGCCTCGAAATCGAAGAGCGCCGCTAAAATCGCAGAACCGGCGGATTGA
- the rnr gene encoding ribonuclease R gives MAERSKPKKSGAGKKRKSGGHLPSRDDILKFIAENGGKLGKREIGRAFGIKGDDRLPFKQLLKELKDEGLIAKDETKSLRRVGELPPVTVIEITHTDIDGDLIARPVSWPGETPPPQIVVTPDMKRRGKHETVDEPPAGVGDRVLARIEKTDDETWPFEARVIRRVGKGAERIMGLFRRAKGAKVARLIPVDKKVRVEFEIGLDDAQGAEDGNLVLAETIPGKRYGTPRARVREVFGDSADPRSISLIAIHTHGIPDAFPDDVIAEAEAAKHHGLKGRTDLRDIPLITIDPPDARDHDDAVWAAPDDDPKNEGGVVAIVAIADVAAYVKPGSPMDREARKRGNSTYFPDRVVPMLPERISNDLCSLVDGEDRACFAVRMVFDRNGQKRGHEFIRGLMRSAASLSYKQVQQAIDGRPDDVAGPLLEPVLKPLWAAYRILAKAREARGPLDLDMPEYKIDIDAEGRIGAIRIGEKHESMKLIEEFMIQANVCAAESAEAKRRSVIYRIHDAPTREKLVALAEFLATLNLSFAKGETVRPANFNRILKSVDGTEHDRMVSDVILRSQAQAVYSPDNIGHFGLNLRRYAHFTSPIRRYADLTVHRALVASLDFGKDGQTDDEAAGLVEIAEHISMTERRSMLAERDSKDRFIAAFLEARIGAEFRGRVAGVTRFGLFVKLDETGADGFVPISTLGGDFFHHDEILHALIGERTGLTYRLGDGVLVRLVEAVPITGGLRLELLEGGSEGKPAGRGGNRRPAPRRGPPRGKPGAERKAKSRR, from the coding sequence TTGGCCGAGCGCAGCAAGCCGAAAAAATCCGGGGCCGGAAAGAAAAGAAAATCCGGCGGCCACCTCCCCTCGCGCGACGACATCCTGAAATTTATCGCCGAAAACGGCGGCAAGCTCGGCAAGCGCGAGATCGGCCGGGCCTTCGGCATCAAGGGCGATGACCGCCTGCCCTTCAAGCAATTGCTGAAGGAGCTGAAGGACGAAGGCCTGATCGCAAAGGACGAAACGAAAAGCCTGCGCCGCGTCGGCGAATTGCCGCCCGTCACCGTCATCGAAATCACCCACACCGACATCGATGGTGACCTGATCGCCCGCCCGGTCTCATGGCCCGGCGAAACGCCACCGCCGCAAATCGTCGTCACACCCGACATGAAGCGCCGCGGCAAACACGAAACCGTCGACGAGCCACCGGCCGGCGTCGGCGACCGCGTGCTGGCGCGCATCGAAAAGACCGACGACGAAACATGGCCCTTCGAGGCGCGCGTCATCCGCCGCGTCGGCAAGGGCGCCGAACGCATCATGGGTCTCTTTCGCCGCGCGAAGGGCGCGAAAGTGGCGCGCCTGATCCCCGTCGACAAGAAAGTCCGCGTCGAATTCGAGATCGGCCTCGACGACGCACAAGGCGCCGAGGACGGAAACCTGGTGCTCGCCGAAACCATCCCCGGCAAGCGTTACGGCACGCCGCGCGCCCGCGTCCGCGAGGTCTTCGGCGACAGCGCCGATCCGCGCTCGATCAGCCTGATCGCCATTCACACGCACGGCATCCCCGATGCCTTTCCCGACGATGTGATAGCCGAGGCCGAGGCGGCGAAGCATCACGGCCTCAAGGGCCGCACCGATCTGCGCGACATCCCCCTCATCACCATCGACCCGCCGGACGCGCGCGACCATGACGACGCGGTCTGGGCGGCGCCCGACGACGATCCGAAAAACGAAGGCGGCGTCGTCGCCATCGTCGCCATTGCCGATGTCGCGGCCTATGTGAAGCCCGGCTCGCCGATGGACCGCGAGGCGCGCAAACGCGGCAACTCGACCTATTTCCCGGATCGCGTCGTGCCGATGCTGCCCGAACGCATTTCCAACGATCTCTGCTCGCTGGTCGATGGCGAGGATCGCGCCTGCTTCGCGGTGCGCATGGTCTTCGATCGCAACGGCCAGAAGCGCGGCCACGAATTCATCCGTGGTCTGATGCGCTCGGCCGCGAGCCTCAGCTACAAACAGGTCCAGCAGGCGATCGACGGCCGCCCCGACGACGTCGCGGGCCCGCTGCTCGAGCCTGTGCTGAAACCGCTCTGGGCCGCCTACCGCATTCTGGCGAAAGCGCGCGAGGCGCGCGGGCCCCTCGACCTCGACATGCCCGAATACAAGATCGACATCGACGCCGAAGGCCGCATCGGCGCGATCCGCATCGGCGAAAAACATGAATCGATGAAACTCATCGAGGAGTTCATGATCCAGGCCAATGTCTGCGCCGCCGAAAGCGCCGAGGCGAAGCGCCGCTCGGTCATCTACCGCATCCATGACGCGCCGACGCGCGAAAAGCTGGTTGCGCTTGCCGAATTCCTGGCGACGCTCAATCTCAGTTTCGCGAAAGGCGAAACGGTCCGCCCGGCGAATTTCAATCGCATCCTGAAATCGGTCGACGGCACCGAGCACGACCGCATGGTCTCCGACGTTATTCTCCGCTCGCAGGCGCAAGCCGTTTATTCGCCCGACAATATCGGCCACTTCGGCCTCAACCTGCGCCGCTACGCGCATTTCACGTCGCCGATCCGCCGCTACGCCGATCTCACGGTCCATCGTGCGCTGGTCGCAAGCCTCGATTTCGGCAAAGACGGCCAGACCGACGACGAAGCCGCCGGCCTCGTTGAAATCGCCGAACACATCTCGATGACCGAGCGCCGCTCGATGCTGGCCGAGCGCGACTCGAAGGACCGCTTCATCGCCGCCTTCCTCGAAGCGCGCATCGGCGCCGAGTTCCGCGGCCGCGTCGCCGGCGTCACGCGCTTCGGCCTGTTCGTCAAACTCGATGAAACCGGCGCCGACGGTTTCGTGCCGATCTCGACGCTCGGTGGCGATTTCTTCCACCATGACGAAATCCTGCACGCCCTCATCGGCGAACGCACAGGCCTCACCTATCGCCTCGGCGACGGCGTGCTGGTGCGCCTCGTCGAAGCCGTGCCGATCACCGGCGGCCTCCGCCTCGAGCTTCTCGAAGGCGGAAGCGAGGGCAAACCCGCCGGACGTGGCGGCAATCGCCGTCCGGCCCCCCGGCGCGGCCCGCCGCGCGGCAAGCCCGGTGCCGAACGCAAAGCCAAATCCCGCCGCTGA
- a CDS encoding DUF983 domain-containing protein, whose amino-acid sequence MDMTEPRIFEAADEAPRPAFPAIRRGFAMRCPACGHGNVFRQFLKIADTCGHCGEELLHHRADDAPPYFTIMIVGHIVVPMMLWTELAYLPPIWVHAALWPAMTLALSLWFLPRLKGAIVGWQWALRMHGFGGETED is encoded by the coding sequence ATGGACATGACCGAACCCCGCATCTTCGAGGCAGCGGATGAAGCGCCCCGCCCGGCCTTCCCGGCGATCCGCCGCGGCTTCGCCATGCGCTGCCCGGCCTGCGGCCACGGCAATGTCTTTCGCCAGTTCCTGAAGATCGCCGACACATGCGGCCACTGCGGCGAGGAGCTACTCCATCACCGCGCCGACGATGCGCCGCCCTATTTCACCATCATGATCGTCGGCCACATCGTCGTGCCGATGATGCTCTGGACGGAGCTGGCCTACCTGCCGCCCATCTGGGTCCATGCCGCGCTCTGGCCGGCCATGACGCTCGCGCTCTCGCTCTGGTTCCTGCCGCGTCTCAAGGGCGCCATTGTCGGCTGGCAATGGGCGCTGCGCATGCACGGCTTCGGCGGCGAAACCGAAGACTGA
- a CDS encoding NUDIX hydrolase, translated as MNVETPRPRAIRPRDAASLVLIDDAGGEPRILMGRRHARMKFIPDAFVFPGGKLDAGDLLARPATGFSGETARMMQSAAAGAKAEALAMAAIRETFEETGLIVARSGHVGDTAGEGWQPFRERGIAPRLDVLDFVARAITPASSPIRFHARFFAAPASSAEGTLQGSGELSELDWYPLSDALKLPVIDVTEFVLREIGRRHREGARTRIPLYSYRNDKPIVRA; from the coding sequence GTGAATGTCGAAACGCCGCGCCCCCGCGCGATCCGTCCGCGCGACGCGGCCAGCCTCGTGCTGATCGACGACGCGGGCGGCGAACCGCGCATCCTGATGGGCCGCCGCCATGCCCGGATGAAATTCATCCCCGACGCCTTCGTATTTCCCGGCGGCAAGCTCGACGCCGGCGATCTTCTGGCGCGTCCCGCCACCGGCTTCTCCGGCGAGACCGCAAGGATGATGCAGAGCGCCGCCGCCGGCGCGAAGGCCGAGGCGCTCGCCATGGCCGCCATCCGCGAAACCTTCGAGGAAACCGGCCTCATCGTCGCGCGGTCCGGCCATGTCGGCGACACGGCAGGCGAAGGCTGGCAGCCTTTCCGCGAACGCGGGATCGCGCCGCGCCTCGACGTGCTCGATTTCGTTGCCCGCGCCATCACCCCGGCCTCAAGCCCGATCCGCTTCCATGCCCGCTTCTTTGCCGCCCCGGCATCGAGCGCCGAAGGCACGCTGCAAGGCAGCGGCGAACTCAGCGAACTCGACTGGTATCCGCTTTCCGATGCGCTGAAACTACCGGTGATCGACGTCACCGAATTCGTCCTGCGCGAGATCGGCCGCCGCCACCGCGAAGGCGCCCGCACCCGCATCCCGCTATACTCCTACCGCAACGACAAACCGATCGTGCGGGCTTAA
- a CDS encoding MFS transporter → MQDPTTLTMLAEAPLSPAERRRSLIAVIACISVVGMGLGVSIPLLALLMERQGVPASIIGLNTAMPALATFLLTPFIPALLRRVPAITFLLVCILVSAIAMPAYYFFPNVWLWFPIRFANGLALTGLFVVSEFWVNTLADEKNRGRLIGIYGTVLSCGFASGPVLLFLVGTQGLLPFATIGSLILLAGVPLILFGRGLAPRVTERPSKSFVSFLVVAPAATLAGLVYGATETNIFNLLPVYGVRTGMTEQTAAFVLSIFAAGNIFCQIPIGIWADRADRRMVLLVCALVGLLGASAIPLVAHNLWLFAPTLFIFGGVVVGLYTVGLTLLGQRFRGADLASANAAFVLMYSTGALIGPPMAGIGMDLWDPHGLIVVMAGLCGLYLAVAGWRYFTAPR, encoded by the coding sequence ATGCAAGACCCGACAACCCTCACAATGCTGGCCGAGGCGCCGCTCTCGCCTGCGGAGCGCCGCCGCAGCCTGATCGCGGTCATCGCCTGCATCAGTGTTGTCGGCATGGGCCTCGGCGTTTCGATCCCGCTGCTCGCCTTGCTGATGGAGCGTCAGGGCGTGCCCGCCTCGATCATCGGCCTCAACACGGCCATGCCGGCGCTCGCCACCTTCCTGCTGACGCCCTTCATCCCGGCGCTGCTCCGCCGCGTCCCGGCCATCACCTTCCTGCTGGTCTGCATCCTGGTTTCGGCCATCGCCATGCCGGCCTACTACTTCTTCCCCAATGTCTGGCTCTGGTTTCCGATCCGCTTCGCCAACGGCCTCGCGCTCACCGGCCTCTTCGTCGTCAGCGAATTCTGGGTCAACACGCTGGCCGACGAGAAAAATCGCGGCCGCCTGATCGGCATTTACGGCACGGTGCTGTCCTGCGGCTTCGCCTCCGGTCCGGTGCTGCTCTTCCTGGTCGGCACGCAGGGCCTCCTGCCCTTCGCCACCATCGGCAGCCTGATCCTGCTGGCCGGCGTCCCGCTGATCCTTTTCGGGCGCGGCCTCGCGCCGCGCGTTACCGAGCGCCCCTCGAAGAGCTTCGTGAGCTTCCTCGTCGTCGCTCCGGCTGCCACGCTCGCGGGCCTCGTCTACGGCGCCACCGAAACCAACATCTTCAACCTGCTGCCGGTCTATGGCGTGCGCACCGGCATGACCGAACAGACCGCCGCCTTCGTGCTGTCGATCTTCGCTGCCGGCAACATCTTCTGCCAGATCCCGATCGGCATCTGGGCCGATCGCGCAGACCGCCGCATGGTGCTGCTGGTCTGCGCGCTTGTCGGCCTGCTCGGCGCGAGCGCCATCCCGCTTGTCGCCCACAATCTCTGGCTCTTCGCGCCCACGCTCTTCATCTTCGGCGGCGTCGTGGTCGGCCTCTACACGGTCGGCCTGACGCTGCTCGGCCAGCGGTTCCGCGGCGCCGACCTCGCCTCCGCCAACGCGGCCTTCGTGCTGATGTATTCGACCGGCGCCCTCATCGGCCCGCCCATGGCCGGCATCGGCATGGACCTCTGGGACCCCCACGGCCTGATCGTCGTCATGGCCGGCCTGTGCGGCCTCTACCTCGCCGTCGCGGGCTGGCGCTACTTCACCGCGCCGCGGTAG